Proteins encoded together in one Sulfitobacter pontiacus window:
- a CDS encoding multidrug effflux MFS transporter, translated as MIKDNPVRFLDKTSPPHISTLILLSGIGALAMNMFLPSLPAMAEYFDADYSVMQLSVPLYLLCSAVLQVLIGPISDNLGRRNVLLWGLAIYMVATVGCIYAPTTAVFLAFRCVQAIVAVSMVLSRAVVRDMFAQDKAASMIGYVTMGMALVPMISPAVGGLLEQSFGWQATFWAMFWIGALVLAITWFDLGETHVASGRTLTQQFAEYPELLGSPRFWGYSMAAACCSGAFFAYLGGAPFVGSVVFGMEPAELGIYFGAPAVGYFLGNFITARKATVVGVNTLVLWGCLANAIGGSVSMMIFLLGYGSPLSFFGMMTLVGLGNGLCIPNATAGLLSVRPHLAGTASGLGGAIMIGGGAGLSILAGALLSEETGAYPLLWIMLATAVAGVASILVVIRRERALGIA; from the coding sequence ATGATCAAGGATAACCCCGTCCGTTTTCTGGATAAAACATCCCCCCCGCATATTTCCACGCTGATCCTTCTGTCGGGGATCGGGGCGCTGGCGATGAATATGTTCTTGCCAAGCCTTCCCGCTATGGCTGAATATTTCGACGCCGATTACTCTGTGATGCAGCTTTCCGTGCCGCTTTATCTGCTGTGTAGCGCGGTATTGCAGGTGCTGATCGGCCCGATTTCGGACAATCTGGGCCGCCGCAATGTGCTGCTATGGGGGTTGGCGATATATATGGTCGCGACGGTGGGCTGTATCTACGCCCCCACGACGGCTGTGTTCCTTGCCTTCCGCTGCGTGCAGGCCATCGTCGCCGTGTCGATGGTACTGAGCCGCGCAGTGGTGCGCGATATGTTCGCCCAAGATAAAGCCGCCTCGATGATCGGCTATGTCACGATGGGCATGGCGCTGGTGCCCATGATCTCCCCCGCTGTGGGCGGGTTGCTGGAACAATCCTTCGGCTGGCAGGCGACCTTCTGGGCGATGTTCTGGATCGGGGCGCTGGTACTGGCGATCACATGGTTCGACCTTGGCGAGACCCACGTCGCGTCAGGGCGCACGCTGACCCAGCAATTCGCCGAATACCCCGAGCTGCTCGGCTCTCCGCGGTTCTGGGGGTACTCGATGGCGGCGGCCTGCTGCTCGGGTGCGTTCTTTGCCTACCTTGGCGGCGCGCCCTTCGTCGGCAGTGTCGTTTTCGGCATGGAACCGGCCGAGCTTGGCATCTATTTCGGCGCGCCCGCCGTGGGCTATTTCCTTGGCAACTTTATCACGGCCCGCAAAGCGACCGTGGTCGGCGTCAACACGCTGGTGCTTTGGGGCTGTCTGGCCAATGCGATTGGCGGGTCGGTGTCGATGATGATCTTCCTGCTGGGCTATGGATCGCCTCTGTCGTTCTTCGGGATGATGACGCTGGTGGGCCTTGGCAACGGGCTGTGCATCCCCAACGCCACCGCGGGCCTGTTGTCGGTGCGCCCGCATCTGGCGGGCACGGCGTCCGGGCTTGGCGGCGCGATCATGATTGGCGGTGGTGCGGGGCTGAGCATTTTGGCCGGTGCCCTACTGAGCGAGGAAACCGGAGCCTATCCGCTGCTCTGGATCATGCTGGCCACCGCCGTCGCGGGCGTCGCGTCGATCTTGGTCGTGATCCGCCGTGAACGAGCGCTTGGTATCGCCTGA